The following coding sequences lie in one Treponema socranskii subsp. buccale genomic window:
- a CDS encoding helix-hairpin-helix domain-containing protein yields MEFTQDTMDALAIDEALIVQKIAAEIGIREMQVRAVIDLVNEGCTVPFIARYRKEKHGSLDEMQIRDCDRLFKSHKNLEERRLEIARGIFAQGKLTESLYDAVMSALTLTALEDLWAPFKKKKKTRGMIAIERGLEALADAMLTLDDTAFEKKAEEFIKINDDNPELSVPTAEDAIAGAKDIIAERTAQDSANRKAVYDLYMATGSIVSKGIGDEEKQKTSTYQMYWDYTEPLNQIKPHRILAINRGEREEALEITVNVDVDAAVDMLQKRQTINNAYHADAIKDGVVRLLSPAVVREIRSDETDKADEHGIGIFSENLRNLLMTQPIKGSRVLGVDPGIRTGTKCAALDETGKYLGSFLIKQVADVSGSYETLKAAIKKYDIQVVAVGNGTGSPEVRELVSRVISENYPDVRYTVVDESGASVYSASDIAREEFPDLDLTIRGAVSMGRRLQDPLAELVKIDPKAIGVGLYQHDVNQKKLSDMLDEVVGSVVNKVGVNLNTASSSLLKYVSGITPATAKKIVAYRDVNGKITSRDDLKKVSGLGPKTFEQCAGFLKIPESGEPLDNTWVHPENYEAARELFAVIKSGGEVSGELKKELEEKYGIGETTISDIAEELKKPNRDPRDDYPAPIMQKGVVQFEDLKPGMKVTGKIKNVVDFGAFVDLGLHETGLIHISELSDNFVKEPMEVVKVGDVKEFTILALDPDRKRISLSLKSDAASRALNPTEAKSGDKGNGKTPHEKKPNGGAKRAIVVKALSKNADGTRQKNDGKNRQSSGAKTGGMRNDGMTYNPFADLLKNR; encoded by the coding sequence ATGGAATTTACTCAAGACACAATGGACGCGCTCGCAATCGACGAAGCGCTCATCGTACAAAAAATCGCGGCGGAAATCGGCATCCGCGAAATGCAGGTGCGCGCCGTCATCGATCTCGTAAACGAAGGCTGCACGGTTCCCTTTATCGCGCGCTATCGAAAAGAAAAGCACGGTTCGCTCGACGAAATGCAGATACGCGACTGCGACCGTCTGTTCAAATCGCATAAAAATCTCGAAGAGCGGCGTCTCGAAATCGCGAGGGGTATTTTTGCTCAAGGGAAGCTCACCGAATCTCTGTACGACGCGGTAATGAGCGCGCTCACGCTTACGGCGCTTGAAGACTTATGGGCGCCGTTTAAAAAGAAAAAGAAAACGCGCGGCATGATCGCGATCGAACGCGGGCTCGAAGCGCTTGCGGATGCGATGCTCACGCTCGACGATACTGCATTCGAAAAAAAGGCGGAAGAATTTATTAAAATAAACGACGACAACCCCGAACTTTCGGTTCCGACTGCAGAGGATGCGATCGCGGGTGCGAAAGACATCATCGCGGAAAGGACGGCTCAGGACAGCGCAAACCGCAAAGCGGTGTACGACCTCTATATGGCGACCGGATCGATCGTTTCAAAAGGTATAGGAGACGAAGAAAAGCAAAAAACGTCGACATATCAAATGTATTGGGATTATACGGAGCCGCTCAATCAGATAAAGCCGCACCGCATTCTCGCGATAAACCGCGGAGAACGGGAAGAAGCGCTCGAAATTACCGTAAACGTGGACGTCGATGCGGCCGTAGATATGCTGCAAAAGCGCCAAACGATCAACAACGCGTATCACGCGGATGCGATCAAAGACGGCGTCGTGAGACTCCTTTCACCGGCTGTCGTGCGCGAAATCCGCAGCGACGAAACGGACAAAGCGGACGAACACGGTATCGGCATATTCAGCGAAAACCTCAGAAACCTTTTGATGACGCAGCCGATCAAAGGCAGCCGCGTGCTCGGCGTCGATCCGGGCATACGAACCGGAACGAAGTGCGCCGCTCTCGACGAAACGGGAAAATATCTCGGAAGCTTTTTAATAAAGCAAGTCGCCGACGTTTCGGGTTCCTACGAAACGCTTAAAGCTGCGATCAAAAAATACGATATTCAAGTCGTCGCCGTCGGAAACGGAACGGGAAGTCCCGAAGTGCGCGAACTCGTAAGCCGCGTCATAAGCGAAAACTATCCCGACGTGCGCTACACGGTCGTAGACGAAAGCGGTGCGTCGGTGTACTCCGCAAGCGACATCGCGCGCGAAGAGTTTCCCGACTTGGATTTGACGATACGCGGAGCGGTGAGCATGGGGCGGCGCCTGCAGGATCCGCTTGCCGAACTCGTCAAAATCGATCCGAAAGCGATCGGCGTCGGACTCTATCAGCACGACGTCAATCAAAAAAAACTTTCCGACATGCTCGACGAAGTGGTCGGTTCCGTCGTAAACAAAGTCGGCGTCAATTTGAATACGGCGAGCAGTTCGCTTTTAAAATACGTTTCGGGCATTACGCCCGCAACGGCGAAAAAGATCGTCGCATACCGCGATGTGAACGGAAAGATTACAAGCCGCGACGATTTGAAAAAAGTGAGCGGCCTCGGTCCGAAAACTTTCGAGCAGTGCGCGGGATTTTTAAAAATTCCCGAAAGCGGAGAGCCGCTCGACAACACGTGGGTGCATCCCGAAAACTACGAAGCGGCGCGCGAGCTTTTTGCCGTCATCAAATCGGGCGGCGAAGTTTCCGGAGAATTGAAAAAGGAACTCGAAGAAAAATACGGCATCGGGGAAACGACGATTTCGGATATCGCAGAAGAATTGAAAAAGCCGAACCGCGATCCGCGCGACGACTACCCCGCTCCGATCATGCAAAAAGGCGTCGTGCAGTTCGAAGATTTGAAGCCGGGTATGAAAGTTACCGGAAAAATCAAAAATGTCGTCGACTTCGGCGCTTTCGTCGACCTCGGTTTGCACGAAACGGGACTCATCCACATCAGCGAGCTTTCGGACAATTTCGTCAAAGAGCCGATGGAAGTCGTCAAAGTCGGCGACGTCAAAGAATTTACAATTCTCGCGCTCGATCCCGACAGAAAACGCATCAGCCTGTCGCTGAAAAGCGACGCCGCCTCTCGCGCGCTCAATCCGACGGAAGCGAAATCCGGCGACAAGGGAAACGGAAAAACACCGCATGAAAAAAAACCGAACGGGGGCGCAAAGAGAGCGATCGTCGTAAAAGCGCTTTCGAAAAATGCGGACGGCACGCGGCAGAAGAACGACGGCAAAAACCGTCAAAGCTCAGGCGCAAAAACGGGCGGCATGCGGAACGACGGTATGACGTACAACCCCTTTGCGGATCTGCTGAAAAATCGCTGA